A part of Thermotoga sp. KOL6 genomic DNA contains:
- the trxB gene encoding thioredoxin-disulfide reductase: MVFFDTGSMKKREIKDKYDVVVIGGGPAGLTAAIYARRAGLSVLVVEKAIEGGYVNLTHLVENYPGFPKITGEELASKFKEHAESFGADIYNAEVVKLEIQGDKKIVELDDGKKVESPVVIVATGANPKKLNVPGEKEFFGRGVSYCATCDGYLFSGKDIVVVGGGDSACDESIFLSNIVNKITMVQLLETLTAAKALQERVLSNPKIEIIYNSTVKEIRGKDKVEEVVIENVKTGETKILKADGVFIFIGLDPNSKLLEGLVEMDQYGYVVTDENMETNVKGLYAIGDVRKKNLRQIVTAVADGAIAIEHAAKHYF; the protein is encoded by the coding sequence ATGGTCTTCTTTGATACTGGATCCATGAAGAAAAGGGAAATCAAGGATAAGTACGATGTGGTAGTTATTGGAGGAGGTCCTGCTGGCCTCACTGCTGCTATTTACGCTAGAAGAGCGGGTCTTTCTGTATTGGTCGTTGAGAAAGCGATCGAGGGTGGATACGTGAATCTCACCCATCTTGTTGAAAACTATCCTGGCTTTCCGAAAATCACGGGTGAAGAACTTGCCTCTAAATTCAAGGAACACGCCGAAAGTTTCGGAGCGGACATATACAACGCAGAGGTTGTGAAACTGGAAATTCAGGGAGACAAAAAAATTGTTGAGCTAGACGATGGAAAAAAAGTGGAATCCCCTGTGGTAATCGTTGCAACTGGAGCGAATCCTAAGAAATTGAACGTGCCTGGCGAGAAAGAATTTTTCGGTAGAGGAGTTTCTTATTGTGCAACGTGCGATGGATATCTTTTTTCTGGGAAAGATATAGTAGTCGTAGGTGGAGGAGACAGTGCGTGTGATGAATCTATATTCCTTTCTAACATAGTAAACAAAATCACGATGGTGCAACTACTGGAAACGCTCACGGCAGCGAAAGCTCTTCAAGAAAGAGTTCTAAGTAATCCAAAAATAGAAATTATTTACAATTCCACCGTAAAAGAAATACGTGGAAAAGATAAAGTTGAAGAAGTCGTGATAGAGAACGTTAAAACAGGTGAAACGAAAATCTTGAAAGCTGATGGAGTGTTTATATTCATTGGGTTAGATCCGAACTCCAAACTTCTAGAAGGACTGGTAGAGATGGATCAATATGGATACGTTGTAACAGATGAAAACATGGAAACCAACGTGAAAGGGCTTTATGCAATTGGAGATGTGAGGAAAAAGAATCTTAGGCAAATAGTGACGGCTGTAGCCGATGGAGCGATTGCTATCGAACACGCTGCAAAGCATTATTTTTGA
- a CDS encoding penicillin-binding transpeptidase domain-containing protein has translation MEKRLGFLLLVFALFLIISFVNFFFFPLGRGNPHWYIFIPPKRGSILDAKRRRIAYDSPKYVAYLDVDFFKRQKGEKAALERTLEACGIEEDVDDVLKHNFFKLAEAENKEDVLKKIEPDIIPFVSLELEYRRKKIQDYGMGVLIGTVLNEKGKGGIEGFFENVLKGKKGGFMEFLYKGPRLSPVLTGYSLPENGKDVQTSIDLDLQRRVYEIVEKAVKEFSAAAGHAIVMESKTGKIISMVTTRNWNDLIGGYIEPGSTIKPVVYAIALETAAASVSMTIECNGWIKPVESLSIVIRDIEKHGKISFPTGIVKSCNVMSVKVGELIVKKIGVDGFYKWLKKVGFGSKTGVEMEGEIEGVLREPSKWSLIDPAEISIGQGIGVTPLQLISALNIFANNGYWIKPSISKDSPVEKRKIFSEDVVKVIKQAMVDVVKNGTGKLAQMIGLEIAGKTGTAQKAVSGEYKDLYHSIFVGFFPADDPKYTILVHLDSPSGMFYGGDVAAPVFRRIAELLVEGKEEKIKVIDGLMPDLIGLPIRDALLVLDSLRAKNVKINGKGWVVTNQSPPPNHPLEEEVVLTLGNQK, from the coding sequence ATGGAAAAAAGATTAGGATTCTTGTTGTTAGTCTTTGCACTGTTTTTAATCATTTCGTTTGTGAACTTCTTTTTCTTTCCCCTTGGAAGAGGGAATCCCCACTGGTATATCTTTATTCCTCCCAAAAGAGGAAGTATCTTGGATGCGAAAAGAAGGAGGATAGCCTACGATTCTCCTAAATATGTTGCCTATCTAGATGTTGATTTCTTCAAGAGGCAAAAAGGTGAGAAAGCCGCCCTTGAAAGAACTTTAGAAGCGTGCGGCATAGAGGAAGACGTTGATGATGTTCTGAAACACAATTTCTTCAAGCTGGCTGAAGCTGAAAACAAAGAAGACGTGTTGAAAAAAATAGAACCTGATATCATTCCGTTCGTTAGTTTGGAGTTGGAATATCGCAGAAAGAAAATTCAAGATTATGGTATGGGTGTTCTCATTGGAACCGTGTTGAACGAGAAGGGAAAAGGAGGTATTGAAGGTTTTTTCGAGAATGTATTGAAAGGAAAAAAAGGGGGATTCATGGAGTTTTTATACAAAGGACCCAGGCTTTCTCCGGTTCTCACAGGTTACTCCTTACCAGAAAACGGGAAAGACGTTCAGACGTCCATCGACTTAGATCTTCAGAGGCGTGTCTATGAGATCGTTGAAAAGGCGGTGAAAGAATTCTCCGCAGCAGCTGGTCACGCAATTGTCATGGAATCAAAAACCGGGAAGATAATCTCGATGGTAACCACTCGAAACTGGAACGATCTGATCGGTGGATACATCGAGCCTGGCTCCACCATAAAACCAGTAGTTTACGCGATCGCTTTAGAAACGGCAGCTGCTTCCGTTTCGATGACAATAGAATGCAACGGATGGATAAAACCAGTCGAGAGCTTGTCCATCGTCATAAGAGATATTGAGAAACATGGGAAAATCAGCTTCCCAACAGGTATAGTGAAATCGTGTAATGTTATGAGTGTAAAAGTTGGAGAGCTGATCGTTAAAAAGATTGGTGTAGATGGCTTTTACAAGTGGCTAAAAAAAGTGGGATTCGGTAGCAAAACAGGTGTGGAGATGGAAGGAGAAATCGAAGGTGTTCTAAGAGAACCAAGTAAGTGGTCACTCATAGATCCTGCTGAGATCTCTATCGGCCAAGGAATCGGCGTCACCCCATTACAGTTGATATCTGCCCTCAATATTTTTGCCAACAATGGTTACTGGATAAAACCGTCTATTTCGAAAGACTCTCCCGTGGAAAAGAGGAAGATCTTTTCTGAAGATGTCGTCAAAGTTATAAAACAAGCTATGGTGGACGTTGTTAAAAATGGGACAGGAAAACTTGCACAAATGATAGGTTTGGAGATCGCCGGAAAAACAGGTACAGCCCAAAAAGCGGTCTCTGGAGAGTACAAAGATCTCTATCATTCGATTTTCGTAGGTTTCTTCCCAGCTGATGATCCAAAATATACGATTTTGGTGCACTTAGACAGTCCCTCTGGAATGTTCTACGGCGGGGATGTCGCTGCCCCTGTGTTCAGACGAATAGCAGAACTTCTGGTGGAAGGAAAAGAAGAGAAAATAAAAGTCATCGATGGCTTGATGCCTGATTTGATAGGTTTGCCTATCAGAGACGCCCTTCTTGTGTTAGATTCCCTTAGAGCAAAAAACGTTAAGATAAATGGAAAAGGGTGGGTAGTGACGAATCAGTCACCCCCACCCAATCATCCTCTGGAAGAGGAAGTTGTTTTAACCCTAGGCAATCAAAAATAA
- a CDS encoding thioredoxin family protein: protein MGVLSEKDVAYLRDLFRKELEKKVKILFFETKDKARCQYCEITAQVLEELASVDSRIELEMHDFDSEKELVEKYAVEMVPATILLSEDEKDYGIRFYGVPSGHEFGTLIQDIITVSKGKPQLSEESIQKLQSIEEPIRISVFVTPTCPYCPRAVLMAHNMAMASDKIVGEMIEANEYWELSEKFGVSSVPHIVINRDPSKFFVGAYPEKEFINEVLRLAKG from the coding sequence ATGGGAGTTTTGTCGGAAAAGGATGTTGCTTATCTCAGAGACCTTTTTAGGAAAGAGCTGGAAAAGAAAGTGAAGATTTTGTTCTTCGAAACCAAAGATAAGGCACGTTGTCAGTATTGTGAAATCACCGCCCAGGTACTCGAGGAACTCGCTTCAGTCGATTCAAGGATAGAGCTCGAAATGCACGATTTCGATTCTGAAAAAGAACTCGTTGAGAAGTACGCTGTGGAAATGGTACCCGCTACTATCCTTCTTTCAGAGGATGAAAAGGACTACGGTATTAGATTTTACGGAGTACCTTCTGGTCATGAATTTGGAACATTGATACAAGACATAATCACTGTTTCGAAAGGAAAACCGCAACTTTCGGAAGAGAGTATACAAAAATTGCAGTCTATTGAAGAACCCATAAGGATCAGTGTCTTCGTAACTCCCACATGCCCTTATTGTCCTAGAGCCGTTCTCATGGCACACAACATGGCTATGGCAAGTGACAAAATAGTTGGAGAAATGATCGAAGCGAACGAATATTGGGAGCTGAGTGAAAAATTTGGAGTGTCTTCCGTTCCACATATCGTGATAAATAGAGATCCTTCGAAGTTTTTCGTGGGAGCTTATCCTGAAAAAGAATTCATAAACGAGGTGTTGAGACTCGCAAAGGGGTGA
- the rsmH gene encoding 16S rRNA (cytosine(1402)-N(4))-methyltransferase RsmH: MRKYTHYHIPVMVEEVIEYLKPEDEKIILDCTVGEGGHAKAILELCSRCKLIGIDVDSEVLRIAEEKLKNFSNRVSLFKASYTDAPFLLKTLGIEKVDGILMDLGVSTYQLKGENRGFTFEREEPLDMRMDLESELNAQKVLNELSEEELARIIFEYGEEKRFARRIARKIVENRPLNTTIDLVKAVREALPSYEIRRRKRHFATKTFQAIRIYVNRELDNLREFLKKAERILNTGGRIVVISFHSLEDRIVKEVFKSSKKFRILTEKPVRPSEKEIKENPRSRSARLRAAELVGEGGD, encoded by the coding sequence ATGAGAAAATATACCCACTACCACATTCCAGTAATGGTTGAAGAGGTGATCGAGTATTTAAAGCCTGAGGATGAGAAGATAATCCTCGATTGTACTGTTGGTGAAGGTGGTCATGCAAAAGCCATTCTGGAACTATGCTCGAGATGTAAATTGATCGGAATAGACGTTGATTCAGAAGTCTTAAGAATAGCCGAGGAAAAACTCAAAAATTTTTCCAATCGTGTGAGTTTATTTAAAGCTTCTTACACAGATGCACCGTTTCTTCTCAAAACCCTAGGAATAGAAAAAGTAGATGGGATACTTATGGATTTGGGAGTTTCTACCTACCAGTTGAAAGGTGAAAACCGAGGTTTCACTTTTGAAAGAGAAGAGCCACTAGATATGAGAATGGATCTGGAAAGCGAATTGAACGCTCAAAAAGTTTTAAACGAACTATCAGAAGAGGAACTAGCACGCATTATTTTTGAGTACGGAGAAGAAAAGAGATTCGCACGAAGAATTGCAAGGAAGATAGTAGAAAACAGACCTCTCAATACCACCATCGACCTTGTGAAAGCTGTAAGAGAAGCTTTACCTTCCTATGAAATAAGACGCCGAAAAAGACACTTTGCCACCAAAACGTTTCAAGCTATAAGGATTTACGTCAACAGAGAACTTGACAACTTGAGAGAATTTTTGAAAAAAGCGGAGAGAATCCTCAACACCGGTGGAAGAATAGTAGTAATATCTTTTCATTCGTTGGAAGATAGGATAGTGAAAGAAGTTTTCAAAAGCTCCAAAAAATTTCGTATTTTGACGGAAAAACCTGTTCGGCCTTCTGAAAAAGAGATAAAAGAAAACCCGCGTTCCAGAAGTGCACGGCTTCGTGCAGCGGAGTTAGTGGGGGAAGGAGGAGATTAA